From Pandoraea norimbergensis, the proteins below share one genomic window:
- a CDS encoding gamma-glutamyltransferase family protein — MTGDGGTTRRDFLMSTAALAGSAVLPVATAATAEAATAASAPAASAASATRGDPRLAQSTRGMVTSPHELASEAGLEVLRAGGNAIEAAIAIGAVLSVTYPHFTGLGGDAFMVISDRDGNVRTLSGIGQSAAKLPAYRGEIPVRGPGAALTTAATVAIWEKAYEFGRTQWGGKQAWSSLFSRATEYAANGFPVTPSQQFWQTLRANELSGWEGFASVYMPNGRIPQAGEQFVQPALARSLDSIATHGGREFYEGDLAARVAAGLKRVGSPLTLDDIAKTQAREEVPLRVAYRDGELLGLRPPTQGVTTLEIMGILNRFDLASMPEGSADYYHVLVEAVKLAFIDRNRYVADPDFVDVPVDRLLASATLDAHARSIRMDRAMPWPHVYKTGDTVYIGATDSAGNCVSMLQTVYFDWGSGVVLGDTGVLWHNRGASFSLDESSPNVLRAGKRPFHTLNPGMYLKQGRPHLLYGTQGADGQPQTLAAVLTRLIDYGMDPLTALGRPRFLLGKTFSDSRDSLKLEQDAGAGVFTDLAARGHEMSPLPAQSQLAGHPGAIRISAQGQMSGAHDPRSDGRALGV; from the coding sequence ATGACGGGAGACGGCGGCACCACGCGCCGCGATTTTTTGATGAGCACGGCGGCGCTGGCTGGCAGCGCAGTGTTGCCCGTCGCGACTGCCGCAACCGCAGAGGCTGCTACTGCGGCATCGGCACCGGCAGCATCCGCAGCATCCGCCACACGTGGCGATCCGCGTCTCGCGCAGTCGACGCGCGGCATGGTGACCAGCCCGCACGAACTCGCCAGCGAGGCCGGGCTTGAAGTGTTGCGCGCAGGCGGCAACGCCATCGAAGCTGCGATTGCCATCGGTGCCGTGCTGAGCGTGACGTATCCGCATTTCACCGGACTGGGCGGCGATGCGTTCATGGTCATCAGCGATCGCGATGGCAACGTGCGCACGCTCTCCGGTATCGGGCAATCGGCGGCAAAGCTGCCGGCCTATCGCGGGGAGATTCCCGTGCGCGGACCGGGCGCCGCACTGACAACGGCGGCGACCGTTGCGATCTGGGAGAAGGCGTACGAATTCGGCCGCACGCAATGGGGCGGCAAGCAGGCGTGGTCGTCGCTGTTCTCGCGGGCCACTGAATACGCGGCCAATGGCTTTCCGGTCACGCCGTCGCAGCAATTCTGGCAGACGCTGCGTGCGAACGAACTTTCGGGCTGGGAAGGCTTCGCCTCGGTGTACATGCCGAACGGCCGCATTCCGCAAGCCGGAGAACAGTTTGTCCAACCGGCACTGGCGCGCAGTCTCGACAGCATCGCGACCCACGGCGGACGTGAATTCTACGAGGGCGATCTGGCCGCGCGCGTCGCGGCGGGACTGAAACGCGTCGGCTCGCCGCTCACGCTCGACGATATCGCCAAGACGCAGGCGCGCGAGGAAGTGCCGCTGCGCGTGGCGTATCGCGACGGCGAGTTGCTGGGGCTGCGTCCGCCGACCCAAGGGGTGACGACGCTTGAGATCATGGGCATTCTCAACCGCTTCGATCTGGCGTCGATGCCGGAGGGGAGCGCGGACTATTACCACGTACTGGTCGAAGCGGTGAAGCTCGCGTTCATCGACCGCAACCGGTATGTGGCCGACCCGGACTTTGTCGATGTGCCGGTCGATCGTTTGCTGGCAAGTGCGACGCTCGACGCCCACGCGCGAAGCATCCGCATGGATCGCGCGATGCCTTGGCCGCATGTGTACAAGACGGGCGACACCGTCTATATCGGCGCCACGGACAGCGCTGGCAACTGCGTGAGCATGCTGCAAACGGTCTATTTCGACTGGGGCAGCGGCGTGGTGCTGGGCGACACGGGCGTGCTGTGGCACAACCGGGGCGCGTCGTTCAGTCTCGACGAGAGCAGTCCGAACGTGCTGCGTGCGGGCAAGCGGCCGTTCCACACGCTCAATCCGGGCATGTATCTCAAGCAGGGGCGTCCGCACCTGCTTTACGGCACACAAGGTGCCGACGGTCAGCCGCAGACGCTGGCCGCCGTGCTCACCCGCCTGATCGACTACGGCATGGATCCGTTGACCGCACTCGGCCGCCCGCGCTTTCTACTGGGCAAAACGTTCTCGGACAGTCGCGACAGCCTCAAGCTGGAACAGGATGCCGGGGCGGGCGTGTTCACCGATCTTGCGGCGCGCGGGCATGAGATGAGTCCGTTGCCCGCCCAAAGCCAACTGGCCGGGCATCCCGGTGCCATTCGGATCAGCGCGCAAGGGCAGATGAGCGGGGCGCACGACCCGCGCAGTGACGGACGCGCACTGGGGGTGTGA
- a CDS encoding LysR substrate-binding domain-containing protein, with product MAGSAKSNRPLFDLDLLRSIIMVADCGSFTTAAARLHSTQSTVSQKVRRLEDMVGHKLLDRGNREVHATDAGEMLLGYARQMLALNDQMFEALSGAVVAVTVRLGVPEDFATGATTQVLAGFNRQYPQVKLEVTSGLSRDLLGSYDHGELDLVLVKQRRNSRESVACRPEKLAWIDSASHPSFQLDPVPLVTFPTRGLYRDDMINALEAMGRNWRISFTSSSLSGIQGAVADGMGVSLVPPRAVLPGHVVLGRAQGLPVVDTFELAIFHRPTADAMVKALAKVLVGMLESKTRSAK from the coding sequence ATGGCTGGCAGTGCGAAATCGAATCGACCGCTTTTCGATCTGGATCTGTTGCGCTCCATCATCATGGTGGCTGACTGCGGCAGTTTTACGACGGCTGCCGCGCGGCTGCACTCGACCCAGTCCACCGTCAGTCAGAAGGTGCGCCGTCTCGAAGACATGGTCGGGCACAAGTTGCTGGATCGCGGCAATCGCGAAGTGCACGCCACCGATGCCGGTGAAATGCTGCTCGGCTACGCGCGTCAGATGCTTGCGCTCAACGATCAGATGTTCGAAGCGCTCTCCGGCGCCGTGGTCGCGGTGACGGTGCGTCTCGGGGTGCCGGAGGATTTCGCGACGGGGGCCACCACACAGGTACTCGCAGGGTTCAACCGGCAGTACCCGCAGGTCAAACTTGAAGTCACGAGCGGCCTGAGCCGCGATCTGCTCGGCAGCTACGATCACGGCGAGCTGGATCTCGTGCTGGTCAAACAACGGCGCAACAGCCGGGAATCGGTGGCATGCCGGCCGGAAAAGCTGGCGTGGATCGACAGCGCGTCCCATCCTTCGTTTCAACTCGACCCCGTACCCCTCGTCACGTTTCCGACGCGTGGCCTGTATCGCGACGACATGATCAATGCGCTCGAAGCGATGGGCCGCAACTGGCGCATCAGCTTCACGAGTTCGAGCCTGAGCGGCATTCAGGGGGCGGTGGCCGACGGCATGGGCGTGAGTCTGGTGCCGCCGCGCGCGGTGTTGCCGGGCCACGTCGTGCTGGGGCGCGCACAGGGGCTGCCAGTGGTCGATACCTTCGAGCTGGCGATCTTTCATCGGCCCACTGCGGACGCGATGGTCAAGGCACTCGCCAAGGTGCTGGTCGGTATGCTGGAATCGAAAACGCGATCCGCGAAGTAG
- a CDS encoding bifunctional allantoicase/(S)-ureidoglycine aminohydrolase has protein sequence MSKTTYYAPHGGHPAQTELLTDRAMFTEAYAVIPKGVMRDIVTSHLPFWDNTRLWVLARPLSGFAETFAQYIMEVGAGGGSDKPEQDDKAEGVLFVVEGEITVTIQGKANTLTPGGYAFIPPATDWQLRNHSQSTARFHWIRKHYQAVEGLPYPEPFVKNEQDVEPIAMPGTDGRWVTTRFVDMQDMRHDMHVNIVTFQPGGVIPFAETHVMEHGLYVLEGKAVYRLNQDWVEVEAGDFMWLRAFCPQACYAGGPGPFRYLLYKDVNRHMNLTLGAQPR, from the coding sequence ATGTCGAAGACCACGTATTACGCGCCGCACGGCGGGCATCCGGCTCAAACGGAACTGCTCACCGACCGCGCCATGTTCACCGAAGCGTATGCCGTCATCCCCAAGGGTGTGATGCGCGACATCGTGACGAGCCATCTGCCGTTCTGGGACAACACGCGCCTGTGGGTGCTGGCCCGTCCGCTCTCGGGCTTCGCCGAGACGTTCGCGCAATACATCATGGAAGTGGGCGCCGGTGGCGGCAGCGACAAGCCTGAGCAGGACGATAAGGCCGAAGGCGTGCTCTTCGTCGTCGAAGGCGAAATCACGGTGACGATTCAGGGCAAGGCGAACACGCTCACGCCGGGCGGCTATGCGTTCATCCCGCCCGCCACCGACTGGCAACTGCGTAACCACAGCCAGAGCACGGCGCGTTTCCACTGGATTCGCAAGCACTATCAAGCCGTGGAAGGTCTGCCGTATCCGGAGCCGTTCGTGAAGAACGAGCAGGACGTGGAACCGATTGCCATGCCGGGCACCGACGGCCGCTGGGTCACCACGCGCTTCGTCGACATGCAGGACATGCGCCACGACATGCACGTAAACATCGTGACGTTCCAGCCGGGCGGCGTGATCCCGTTCGCCGAAACGCACGTGATGGAGCACGGCCTGTACGTGCTCGAAGGCAAGGCCGTCTACCGTCTGAATCAGGACTGGGTGGAAGTCGAAGCCGGTGACTTCATGTGGCTGCGTGCGTTCTGCCCGCAGGCTTGCTACGCCGGTGGCCCCGGCCCGTTCCGCTACCTGCTGTACAAGGATGTCAACCGCCACATGAATCTGACGCTGGGCGCACAGCCGCGTTAA
- a CDS encoding amidohydrolase family protein — translation MTHRVFVGAVGADGSPLHLATRDGRFTYVGPQVPDAGGAQVIDLQGKLVLPGFVDGHIHLDKSFLGDRWRPHRPAATLRDRLAAEKEEIAAAAPMTQRADALMRQCVAFGTVAMRCHVDVDASTGLTHLHAVMAMRDQWRDLLDIELVAFPQAGVMTCPGTADVLEAAVREGVQVVGGIDPTTLDGDAQGQLSIVFGIAEKHGTKIDIHLHEPGETGLAQLHRIAARTQAAGLQGRVSVSHAYGLGDIGPAELDVIARALADADVSIMTNAPGDRAFPPILRLREAGVRVFTGNDNIQDSWWPYGNGDMLQRAMLIGYRSGFYTDEHLQVALDMGTYAAAAVIGKADYGLRVGSEASFVVFDAPNAAAAVAAAPAARAVIRHGRYWGGPAQLALDAALLKDTAGSTPT, via the coding sequence ATGACTCACCGCGTTTTCGTCGGCGCCGTTGGTGCCGACGGCAGTCCCCTCCACCTCGCCACGCGCGACGGACGCTTCACGTACGTCGGCCCCCAAGTCCCCGACGCCGGTGGTGCCCAAGTCATCGATCTGCAAGGCAAGCTGGTCTTGCCCGGCTTTGTCGACGGTCACATCCATCTCGACAAGAGTTTTCTCGGCGACCGCTGGCGCCCGCATCGTCCGGCCGCCACGCTGCGCGATCGGCTGGCCGCAGAAAAAGAAGAAATCGCCGCCGCTGCGCCAATGACCCAACGGGCTGACGCACTCATGCGCCAGTGCGTCGCCTTCGGCACCGTGGCGATGCGTTGCCACGTGGATGTCGACGCGAGCACCGGCCTCACGCATCTGCACGCCGTCATGGCGATGCGCGATCAATGGCGCGATCTGCTCGACATCGAACTCGTGGCCTTCCCGCAAGCGGGCGTGATGACGTGCCCCGGCACGGCCGATGTTCTCGAAGCCGCCGTTCGCGAAGGCGTGCAAGTCGTGGGCGGCATCGATCCGACCACGCTCGACGGCGACGCGCAAGGGCAACTGAGCATCGTGTTCGGCATTGCTGAGAAGCACGGCACGAAGATCGACATTCATCTGCACGAGCCCGGTGAAACGGGCCTCGCGCAACTGCACCGCATCGCCGCGCGGACGCAGGCCGCAGGCTTGCAAGGCCGTGTGTCAGTGAGCCATGCCTACGGACTGGGCGATATCGGCCCCGCAGAACTCGACGTGATCGCCCGTGCGCTGGCCGATGCAGACGTCTCGATCATGACCAACGCCCCCGGCGACCGCGCCTTCCCGCCAATTCTGCGGCTGCGCGAAGCGGGCGTGCGCGTGTTCACGGGCAACGACAATATTCAGGACAGTTGGTGGCCGTACGGCAACGGCGACATGCTGCAACGCGCGATGCTGATCGGCTATCGCTCGGGCTTCTACACCGACGAACATCTGCAAGTCGCACTCGATATGGGCACGTATGCCGCCGCCGCCGTGATCGGCAAGGCCGACTACGGTCTTCGTGTGGGCAGTGAAGCGAGCTTCGTCGTGTTCGACGCACCCAACGCTGCCGCCGCCGTTGCCGCCGCACCGGCCGCACGCGCGGTGATTCGCCACGGACGTTACTGGGGTGGCCCGGCGCAGCTTGCGCTGGACGCCGCCCTGTTGAAGGACACAGCAGGGTCCACCCCGACCTGA
- a CDS encoding AidA/PixA family protein gives MAKDKPPHARETNTAGANVLLVIDTGALLAGESEPACCYALCTGLDSLLTSNDGQLHVNAVAGEQVRVRWSPTAVRGEHAVLLNLQLANEDVLTNLTLQTNPEATVRVPQMGEPAEVEARPAHDAFWQLDVAAEGSVALTLKAIVTDRDAEIAGTFEWPLSIVVG, from the coding sequence ATGGCCAAAGACAAGCCGCCCCACGCGCGCGAGACGAACACCGCCGGTGCTAACGTATTGCTCGTCATCGATACCGGCGCACTGCTCGCCGGAGAATCCGAGCCCGCTTGTTGCTACGCACTATGCACCGGCTTGGACTCGCTACTGACAAGCAACGACGGGCAACTTCATGTCAACGCCGTGGCCGGCGAACAGGTGCGCGTCAGGTGGTCGCCGACCGCCGTACGCGGCGAGCACGCCGTACTGCTCAATTTGCAGTTGGCTAACGAGGACGTGCTGACGAATCTGACGCTGCAAACTAACCCGGAGGCCACCGTCCGAGTGCCACAGATGGGAGAACCGGCCGAAGTTGAGGCGCGTCCCGCACACGATGCGTTCTGGCAACTCGACGTCGCCGCCGAAGGCAGCGTGGCATTGACGCTTAAGGCCATCGTGACGGATCGCGACGCCGAAATCGCCGGTACGTTCGAATGGCCACTGAGCATTGTTGTCGGCTGA
- a CDS encoding inclusion body family protein, whose product MSEVTDVLVAIDTKAVLDRYGRNSSMSNPPLIDAKHVFMIVTQKNVVSGQAGGELDVAARIGDVIRWRENSLSLGFEESCIFYKFVSSQVKLISDPSPREAEVKIPVPNPDDPSKPKKQQVSNYFWSCETLKTGRVTYHFQFQILDRSGNLCGCYQWDPFISIRND is encoded by the coding sequence ATGTCTGAAGTTACTGATGTACTCGTCGCAATCGACACCAAGGCGGTTCTCGATCGGTATGGCAGGAACAGCAGCATGTCGAATCCGCCGTTGATCGACGCCAAGCACGTGTTCATGATCGTCACGCAGAAGAACGTTGTCAGCGGCCAGGCCGGCGGCGAGCTCGATGTCGCCGCACGTATCGGCGACGTGATTCGCTGGCGGGAAAATTCGCTCTCGCTGGGCTTCGAAGAGTCATGCATCTTCTACAAATTCGTGAGTAGTCAGGTCAAGTTGATCTCCGATCCCTCGCCGCGCGAGGCCGAAGTCAAAATTCCCGTGCCCAATCCGGACGACCCGTCCAAGCCGAAGAAGCAACAGGTCTCGAACTACTTCTGGTCTTGCGAAACACTCAAGACCGGCCGCGTGACGTATCACTTCCAGTTTCAAATTCTGGATCGCAGCGGCAATCTCTGCGGCTGCTATCAATGGGATCCGTTCATCAGCATTCGTAACGACTGA
- a CDS encoding GntR family transcriptional regulator produces MAETIAARICRELTDEIIDGRLPPGRKLEEVVLAERFKASRTPIREALRELNARGLIELTPHKGGVVASISVDDLSDMLEAMCELDALCCRLSAQRMSAMQKKQLEMLHVQSKQCMDAGDEAGYLALNREFHQLLSAGTQNKTLMALIDSHRERLAPFRAAQSDVEERFTVSFDEHDKVVEAVLASDAEGAYNAMRSHTARLSIHVLDRLQHNRKP; encoded by the coding sequence ATGGCCGAAACCATTGCCGCCCGAATCTGCCGGGAGTTGACCGACGAGATCATCGACGGTCGCCTGCCGCCAGGACGGAAGCTGGAAGAAGTTGTGCTGGCCGAACGTTTCAAGGCCTCGCGCACGCCCATTCGCGAAGCCCTGCGCGAGTTGAACGCGCGCGGCCTGATTGAGCTCACGCCGCATAAGGGCGGGGTCGTCGCCAGCATCAGCGTCGACGATCTGTCCGACATGCTCGAAGCGATGTGCGAACTCGACGCACTGTGCTGCCGTCTGAGCGCCCAACGCATGAGCGCCATGCAGAAGAAGCAGTTGGAGATGCTCCACGTTCAGAGCAAGCAGTGTATGGATGCCGGCGACGAAGCCGGTTATCTCGCGCTCAACCGCGAGTTTCACCAGTTGCTGAGCGCCGGTACGCAGAACAAGACGCTGATGGCACTCATCGACAGCCATCGCGAACGTCTGGCACCGTTCCGCGCCGCACAATCGGATGTCGAAGAACGTTTCACCGTGTCGTTCGACGAGCACGATAAAGTCGTCGAAGCGGTGCTCGCCTCCGATGCCGAGGGCGCGTATAACGCCATGCGCAGTCATACGGCTCGGCTGAGCATTCATGTGCTCGATCGGCTGCAACACAATCGCAAGCCGTAA
- a CDS encoding VOC family protein, whose product MAKLRHIALSVPDPWKAAEFYMQAFDFKKVGETDSSLARGVYLSDGVINLALLNYKNDEAAGDRGREFVGLHHIGIWVDDVEATRTKIEAAGGRYYMGEVPVKSNIFYEVKFFDTNGVIFDVTAHGWGGASKDGTGNDDAPKLRHEGLQADRKGL is encoded by the coding sequence ATGGCCAAACTGCGTCATATCGCGCTTTCCGTGCCCGACCCCTGGAAGGCGGCCGAGTTCTACATGCAGGCGTTCGACTTCAAGAAAGTCGGTGAAACCGACTCGTCGCTCGCCCGTGGCGTGTACCTGTCCGACGGCGTCATCAACCTCGCGCTGCTCAATTACAAGAACGATGAAGCCGCCGGCGACCGTGGCCGCGAGTTCGTGGGCCTGCATCACATCGGCATCTGGGTCGATGACGTCGAAGCCACGCGCACCAAGATCGAAGCGGCGGGCGGGCGTTACTACATGGGCGAAGTGCCGGTGAAAAGCAACATCTTCTACGAGGTCAAGTTCTTCGACACGAACGGCGTGATCTTCGACGTGACCGCCCACGGCTGGGGGGGCGCATCGAAGGACGGCACGGGCAACGATGACGCGCCCAAGCTGCGTCACGAGGGTCTGCAAGCCGACCGTAAGGGTCTTTGA
- a CDS encoding porin, with product MKKRVLGALLLGAMQGGAYAQSSGGVTLSGFVDLNIEQLWQSGANGGKVTRMSSGGLNNSRFNLSGFEELGGGNRAFFTYEPMFSANNGTQSAQARQSFVGLKGPWGEISLGRQFTPSYWIAGYADPSWAADFSMVNNMEFFYASYRVDNAIAYNTPRWNGLMARFMATTGVGDTTRAGRFLSAAVEYRNGGIFLGAVSELQYTRDIFSASQIRSSRDNYFAATYKFGSVEPTLIYHTYNGYYAYPPYVAFNVRGWDVQAGVRYALTDRHRFYASFVHRQDDDNKALSNANGFVIGYMYGMSKRTTLYATYAHVQHSNDTTVHYPVTFQVTPNGNQNPSGVQLGIRHAF from the coding sequence ATGAAGAAGCGAGTGTTAGGTGCATTGCTACTGGGCGCAATGCAAGGGGGCGCATACGCGCAATCTTCCGGAGGCGTCACGCTCTCGGGTTTTGTGGACTTGAACATCGAGCAGTTGTGGCAATCGGGCGCCAACGGCGGCAAGGTCACCCGCATGTCGAGCGGCGGTCTGAACAACTCTCGCTTCAATTTGAGCGGCTTTGAAGAACTGGGCGGCGGCAATCGCGCCTTCTTCACCTACGAGCCGATGTTCTCGGCGAACAACGGCACCCAATCGGCGCAGGCGCGCCAGTCGTTTGTCGGCCTCAAGGGCCCGTGGGGTGAAATTTCGCTGGGCCGTCAATTCACGCCGTCGTACTGGATTGCCGGTTATGCCGACCCGAGCTGGGCGGCCGACTTCAGTATGGTCAACAACATGGAGTTCTTCTACGCGTCGTACCGCGTGGACAACGCCATTGCCTACAACACGCCGCGCTGGAACGGCCTGATGGCGCGCTTCATGGCGACCACGGGCGTGGGCGATACCACGCGCGCCGGGCGCTTCCTGTCGGCTGCCGTCGAATACCGCAACGGCGGCATCTTCCTTGGTGCCGTGAGCGAGCTGCAATACACGCGCGACATCTTCTCGGCGAGTCAAATCCGCTCGTCGCGAGACAACTACTTTGCCGCGACCTACAAGTTCGGCAGCGTCGAGCCGACCTTGATCTATCACACGTACAACGGCTACTACGCGTACCCGCCGTACGTCGCGTTCAACGTGCGCGGCTGGGACGTACAGGCGGGTGTTCGCTATGCGCTGACCGACCGTCACCGCTTCTACGCGAGCTTTGTCCACCGTCAGGACGACGACAACAAGGCGCTCTCGAACGCCAACGGCTTCGTGATCGGCTACATGTACGGCATGTCCAAGCGCACCACGCTTTACGCGACCTACGCGCACGTGCAGCACAGCAACGACACGACGGTGCATTACCCGGTGACGTTCCAGGTCACGCCAAACGGCAACCAGAATCCGTCGGGGGTGCAACTGGGTATCCGCCACGCATTCTGA
- a CDS encoding LVIVD repeat-containing protein: protein MFRKPTLGVSLTATAVLAALTMTLAAHASAPESEPAATNAAPAAQADAQPSGTPGTPNVKDPYLAGWLRLTPDRSPKPLKPGVDYGMDPATGKFIWPKATPEVHTGQKFPGELPYWDKKSYTKNVKVLAFYPGVDSPFHAWNNIADFNGKRYLYIHDRDYLRIMDVTDPANGKVVYSKGGVWGPKGSSEKFDPNNVHDYLGGATIVWNKKLGKPILVASFEIGRYGLMTDKSKQPDKVAAQRNYNDLKGFKVFEMNGPLPSDWKLIATRTTDYTRPNAPVGEQRGSGSLDSPEFYGGKYMILSAAPDDSYALTEYPNYLYSPGYQVWDMSDPANPKFVSQISVPGQILGNAEHEQAYLQNARAGNRTSWMGSRMPIFLPKPLEQGGKVGFGAMGGLGLWSFDLADPAHPKVLGNVNTAPSFAGTEYDNADVSQYERTGYVLTSGYPMNRDCYEPYKDIFVVDARNPAKMKVAAKLPEPEVPQGAPFTSFCQRGGNYGPKRSNSIGQPGTWRQGIVPYSFYSAGVQIFDVKDPAKPTIAGYFVPGLADETELPVYTLGKGVFAMYTEYDRNIMWAFTENGAYALSSPLLGEPVMGAPAKPWPAR from the coding sequence ATGTTTCGCAAGCCCACACTCGGCGTATCGCTCACCGCCACGGCGGTACTTGCTGCGCTGACGATGACGCTCGCTGCCCACGCATCGGCACCGGAATCTGAACCTGCCGCGACCAATGCAGCGCCCGCAGCACAAGCCGACGCACAACCGTCGGGCACGCCCGGCACGCCGAACGTGAAAGACCCGTATCTGGCCGGCTGGCTGCGTCTGACCCCGGATCGCTCCCCCAAGCCGCTCAAGCCCGGCGTCGACTACGGCATGGACCCGGCCACCGGCAAGTTCATCTGGCCGAAGGCCACGCCCGAAGTGCACACCGGTCAGAAATTCCCGGGTGAACTGCCGTATTGGGACAAGAAGAGCTACACCAAGAACGTGAAGGTGCTCGCCTTCTACCCGGGCGTGGATTCGCCGTTCCATGCGTGGAACAACATCGCCGACTTCAACGGCAAGCGCTACCTGTACATCCACGACCGCGACTACCTGCGCATCATGGATGTGACCGACCCGGCCAACGGCAAGGTCGTCTACTCGAAGGGTGGCGTGTGGGGTCCGAAGGGTTCGAGCGAGAAGTTCGACCCGAACAACGTGCACGACTATCTGGGCGGCGCGACCATCGTCTGGAACAAGAAGCTCGGCAAGCCGATTCTCGTGGCGTCGTTCGAAATCGGCCGCTATGGCCTGATGACCGACAAGTCGAAGCAGCCGGACAAGGTTGCCGCACAGCGCAATTACAACGATCTGAAGGGCTTCAAGGTCTTCGAGATGAACGGCCCGCTGCCGTCCGACTGGAAGCTGATCGCCACGCGCACCACCGACTACACGCGTCCGAATGCCCCGGTGGGCGAACAACGCGGTTCGGGCTCGCTCGATTCGCCCGAGTTCTACGGCGGCAAGTACATGATTCTGTCGGCAGCACCCGACGACAGCTACGCGCTCACCGAATACCCGAACTATCTGTATTCGCCGGGTTATCAGGTGTGGGACATGTCGGACCCGGCCAACCCGAAGTTCGTCTCGCAGATTTCGGTGCCCGGCCAGATCCTCGGCAACGCCGAGCATGAGCAGGCGTATCTCCAGAACGCACGCGCAGGCAATCGCACGTCGTGGATGGGTTCGCGCATGCCGATCTTCCTGCCCAAACCGCTGGAGCAGGGCGGCAAGGTGGGCTTCGGTGCGATGGGCGGTCTGGGACTGTGGTCGTTTGATCTCGCCGATCCGGCGCATCCGAAGGTACTCGGCAACGTGAATACGGCGCCGAGTTTCGCAGGCACCGAATACGACAACGCGGACGTCAGCCAGTACGAGCGCACCGGTTACGTGCTCACCAGCGGCTACCCGATGAACCGCGATTGCTACGAGCCGTACAAGGACATCTTCGTCGTCGACGCGCGTAACCCCGCCAAGATGAAGGTCGCGGCCAAGCTGCCGGAGCCGGAGGTGCCCCAAGGCGCACCGTTCACCAGCTTCTGCCAGCGCGGCGGCAACTACGGTCCGAAGCGTTCGAACTCCATCGGGCAACCGGGGACGTGGCGTCAGGGCATCGTCCCGTACTCGTTCTATAGCGCGGGCGTGCAGATCTTCGACGTGAAGGACCCGGCCAAGCCGACCATTGCCGGCTACTTCGTGCCGGGACTGGCCGATGAAACCGAGCTGCCGGTGTACACGTTGGGCAAGGGCGTGTTCGCGATGTACACCGAGTACGACCGCAACATCATGTGGGCCTTCACCGAGAACGGCGCGTATGCACTGTCGAGCCCGCTGCTGGGTGAGCCGGTCATGGGCGCACCGGCCAAACCCTGGCCGGCACGGTAA
- a CDS encoding 2-hydroxyacid dehydrogenase, with amino-acid sequence MNDAPLMLNLIALAPQARAQLLAAGVRLHDVNPRALADATDAADRAAIASARLVLTNGTTGLTAAQMQALPQLELVCAFGAGFENIDVAAATERGIAVAHAPNTNGETVADHALALMLAVARGLVTLDRAVKAGGWESHRAPRPTLNGARLGVVGLGNIGQAIALRAAGFGMSVGYHTRTPRTDGPSHAWQHYANVSELARDSDFLVLACPGGPATHHLVNTDVLAQLGPKGFLVNVARGSVVDTVALIEALCDGVIAGAALDVYETEPEVPSALRMLENVVLTPHISGRSPAALQAQIDVLLANVRAHLSRLPLPAAVNTVRGNRTSG; translated from the coding sequence ATGAACGACGCTCCCCTGATGCTCAATCTCATCGCACTGGCCCCGCAGGCACGCGCGCAATTGCTGGCCGCCGGCGTGCGACTGCACGACGTGAATCCGCGTGCGCTGGCGGATGCCACCGATGCCGCCGATCGCGCTGCCATCGCCTCGGCACGTCTGGTGCTCACCAACGGCACGACCGGACTCACGGCGGCACAGATGCAGGCGCTGCCGCAGCTCGAACTCGTTTGTGCCTTTGGCGCAGGGTTCGAGAACATCGACGTGGCCGCCGCCACCGAACGCGGCATTGCCGTCGCCCATGCGCCCAACACGAACGGCGAGACGGTGGCCGATCACGCCTTGGCCCTGATGCTCGCCGTGGCACGCGGCCTCGTCACACTCGACCGCGCCGTGAAAGCCGGTGGCTGGGAATCGCACCGCGCCCCCCGTCCGACGCTCAATGGCGCGCGACTCGGCGTCGTCGGTCTCGGCAACATCGGTCAGGCGATCGCCCTTCGCGCGGCAGGCTTCGGCATGTCGGTCGGCTATCACACCCGCACGCCACGCACGGACGGTCCAAGCCACGCATGGCAGCACTACGCCAACGTCAGTGAACTGGCCCGCGACAGCGACTTCCTCGTACTGGCCTGCCCCGGCGGCCCGGCGACCCATCATCTGGTCAACACCGACGTGCTGGCGCAACTCGGCCCGAAAGGCTTTCTGGTGAACGTGGCGCGCGGCAGCGTGGTCGATACCGTGGCGCTGATCGAAGCGCTGTGCGACGGCGTCATCGCCGGTGCCGCGCTCGATGTCTACGAGACGGAACCCGAGGTGCCGTCGGCGCTGCGCATGCTCGAGAACGTGGTGCTCACGCCGCACATCTCGGGCCGCTCACCTGCCGCCTTGCAAGCGCAGATCGATGTATTACTGGCCAACGTGCGCGCCCATCTCTCGCGCCTGCCGTTGCCTGCTGCGGTGAACACCGTGCGAGGTAACAGAACGTCCGGATAA